A single genomic interval of Primulina huaijiensis isolate GDHJ02 chromosome 7, ASM1229523v2, whole genome shotgun sequence harbors:
- the LOC140980103 gene encoding endoglucanase 20-like, whose amino-acid sequence MTSHLVILFVISLFIGPMASTKSITDPRLFLDARDYKDALSKGILFFEGQRSGKLPSSQRVKWRGDSALSDGELENVNLTGGYYDAGDNVKFGWPMSFSMSLLSWAASEYKNEIASANQLRHLQNAIQWGTLFLLRAHTSSTTLYTQVGDGNNDHQCWERPEDMDTTRTLYKISASSPGTEVAADAAAALAAASIVFKDVSPNYSARLLRHSKLLFQFADKYRGSYQVSCPFYCSYSGYQDELLWAAAWLYKASGDNTYLNYVTSNQGWSQTVSEFSWDNKFAGAQTLLAKEFLDGKSNLAKYKDGADSFVCALLPGSSSLQIKTTPGGLLFTRDSSNLQYVTSASMILLAYSKILSAAGVEGVQCGSVHFSNSQIKDFAKSQVDYILGNNPKKMSYMVGFGNKSPTQLHHRGASIPSIHTHPAKVSCNEGYSDWYSSSKPNPNTHIGAIVGGPNSNDEFTDSRSDYSHLEPTTYMNAAFVGSVAALVGGHTDLPRCLNLHANTIKDAVHGEEI is encoded by the exons ATGACTTCTCATTTAGTAATCTTGTTTGTGATATCATTATTTATTGGTCCGATGGCAAGTACAAAATCTATTACAGATCCTAGATTATTCTTGGATGCTAGAGATTATAAGGATGCATTGAGCAAAGGGATTTTGTTTTTTGAAGGGCAACGTTCGGGTAAATTGCCGTCGAGCCAACGAGTGAAATGGAGGGGCGATTCGGCTCTATCAGatggagaacttgaaaat GTAAATTTAACTGGAGGATATTATGATGCTGGTGACAATGTGAAGTTTGGGTGGCCAATGTCATTTTCCATGAGTTTATTGAGTTGGGCCGCTTCCGAATATAAGAATGAGATCGCTTCAGCAAATCAGCTTCGTCACCTCCAAAATGCGATTCAATGGGGAACACTTTTCTTGCTCAGAGCTCACACATCGTCGACCACACTCTACACTCAG GTAGGGGATGGGAACAACGACCATCAGTGTTGGGAGCGGCCCGAAGATATGGACACGACTCGAACACTGTACAAAATCAGCGCTTCTTCTCCCGGAACTGAGGTGGCTGCCGATGCTGCCGCCGCCCTTGCTGCTGCATCCATTGTTTTCAAGGATGTTTCTCCAAATTATTCCGCCCGACTCCTACGCCACTCAAAATTG TTGTTTCAGTTTGCAGACAAGTATAGAGGATCTTATCAGGTGTCTTGCCCCTTTTACTGTTCATACTCTGGTTACCAG GATGAGTTGCTGTGGGCTGCTGCTTGGCTATATAAAGCAAGTGGAGACAACACATATCTAAATTACGTAACGAGTAATCAGGGATGGAGTCAGACCGTTTCTGAGTTCAGTTGGGATAATAAGTTTGCTGGGGCTCAAACTTTACTAGCCAAG GAATTTCTTGATGGAAAGTCAAACCTCGCAAAATACAAGGATGGGGCTGATTCATTCGTGTGTGCGTTGTTGCCTGGAAGTAGCTCTCTGCAGATCAAAACAACCCCTG GTGGACTTCTATTTACTAGAGACAGCAGTAACCTACAATATGTGACGAGCGCATCGATGATACTTCTTGCCTATTCCAAAATCTTAAGCGCAGCTGGTGTCGAGGGAGTCCAATGTGGATCAGTCCATTTTTCCAATTCTCAAATCAAAGACTTTGCAAAATCACAG GTGGACTACATCCTTGGAAATAACCCCAAGAAGATGTCATACATGGTTGGATTTGGCAACAAATCCCCCACACAATTACACCACAGAGGTGCATCAATTCCCTCAATCCATACACATCCTGCCAAAGTGAGCTGCAATGAGGGGTATTCAGACTGGTATTCATCTTCAAAGCCAAATCCGAACACACATATAGGCGCCATTGTTGGAGGACCGAATTCGAATGATGAGTTCACAGATTCAAGATCGGATTACTCACATTTAGAGCCCACCACATACATGAATGCAGCTTTTGTAGGATCTGTGGCTGCTTTAGTTGGTGGCCACACTGATCTGCCTAGGTGCTTGAATTTGCATGCTAATACAATCAAAGATGCGGTCCATGGAGAAGAAATATAA
- the LOC140980423 gene encoding 1-aminocyclopropane-1-carboxylate synthase-like, with amino-acid sequence MEHISSIQEKILSKIATSDGHGENSAFFDGWKAYDLDPYHPIKNSNGVIQMGLSENQVSFDLIQEWIKNNPKACICTAESVEKFKDIAIFQDYHGLPEFRNAVARFMEKVRGNRVRFDPDRIVMSGGATGAQETLAFCLADPGDALLVPTPYYPANDRDLTWRTGIRLLPVVCYSSNDFKMTRHALESAYKKAEESNIRVKGLLLNNPSNPLGTVLDRETLTEALNFITEKQIHLISDEIYSATVFSQPSFISIAEIVQENIEKCNLDLIHIVYSLSKDLGFPGFRVGVIYSYNDAVTNCARKMSSFGLVSTQTQHLIASMLSDDVFVDRYIVESSKRLGDRHAVLSRGLTEVGINSLKSNSGLYCWMDLRKLLKDQTFEAETELWKVIINEVKLNVSPGASFHCSEPGWFRVCFANMDNETMMVALNRIHKFVVQNKGIEAAPRKQCRRSKLEISLSFRRLDEIMMAPHKMSPHSPMSSPLVRART; translated from the exons ATGGAACATATTTCAAGCATTCAAGAAAAGATTTTATCCAAGATTGCAACTAGCGATGGACATGGCGAAAACTCGGCGTTTTTTGACGGCTGGAAGGCTTATGACCTTGATCCATATCATcccataaaaaattcaaatggtgTGATCCAAATGGGATTGTCAGAAAACCAG GTCTCGTTTGATTTAATCCAAGAATGGATTAAGAACAATCCGAAAGCCTGCATTTGCACTGCAGAAAGCGTAGAAAAGTTCAAGGACATTGCGATTTTTCAAGATTACCACGGCTTGCCAGAATTCAGAAAT GCCGTTGCAAGATTCATGGAGAAAGTTCGAGGAAATCGAGTCCGATTCGATCCTGACCGTATAGTAATGAGTGGAGGTGCAACTGGAGCTCAAGAAACACTGGCCTTCTGTTTGGCTGATCCTGGTGATGCTTTATTGGTTCCAACACCTTATTATCCAGC AAACGATCGAGACTTAACATGGCGAACCGGGATACGGCTCTTACCTGTTGTTTGCTACAGCTCGAACGATTTCAAGATGACACGCCATGCCTTAGAATCTGCATACAAGAAAGCTGAAGAATCAAACATCAGAGTAAAGGGCTTGCTTCTAAACAATCCATCAAATCCATTAGGCACAGTTCTTGACAGGGAAACTCTAACAGAAGCATTGAACTTCATAACTGAGAAACAAATCCACTTAATCTCCGATGAGATTTATTCCGCGACGGTCTTCAGCCAGCCCAGTTTCATTAGCATTGCTGAAATAGTGCAAGAAAACATTGAAAAGTGCAACCTAGACCTGATTCACATAGTCTACAGTTTGTCCAAGGATCTTGGATTCCCTGGATTCAGAGTCGGTGTCATATATTCTTACAATGATGCAGTCACAAACTGCGCTCGTAAAATGTCCAGTTTTGGGCTTGTTTCTACTCAAACACAGCACTTGATAGCTTCAATGTTATCAGACGATGTTTTTGTCGACAGATACATAGTAGAAAGCTCGAAAAGATTAGGCGACAGGCACGCCGTTTTATCCAGGGGACTAACTGAAGTTGGGATCAACAGTCTTAAAAGCAATTCAGGACTTTACTGCTGGATGGACTTAAGAAAACTTCTCAAAGATCAAACATTTGAGGCAGAAACCGAGCTCTGGAAAGTGATAATCAACGAAGTAAAACTTAACGTCTCCCCCGGTGCATCCTTCCATTGCTCTGAGCCTGGATGGTTTCGAGTTTGCTTCGCCAACATGGACAACGAAACAATGATGGTTGCATTGAACAGGATACACAAATTTGTTGTACAAAACAAAGGGATTGAGGCGGCTCCACGGAAACAATGCAGGAGGAGTAAGCTGGAGATTAGCTTATCTTTTCGTAGATTGGATGAAATCATGATGGCTCCTCACAAAATGTCTCCTCATTCACCAATGTCTTCGCCTCTCGTTCGAGCCAGAACTTGA
- the LOC140980104 gene encoding WRKY transcription factor 22-like isoform X2 — protein MAQSAAGADMEDWSLQAIVRGSSGDLSKIADMDTFDRYHDDNLFSDFISGGYQSIDHEFFASFPGIFDREMDSRNGLEELYKPFYHVAAQSSFGFQENEQKSGVEGYKRNQESDQSSGNNYAKSVCKAVSTPKYKRRKNQHKRVVIQVSADDITSDKWAWRKYGQKPIKGSPYPRSYYRCSSSKGCLARKQVEQSCDDPGMFILTYTAEHSHSLPTRRNSLSGTIRQKFPSSKAPNMPLVKQEKDEEPSSPNSTKTHTHFSSTDEDFHPRIKQEGKIIMADINDADDFDMSDDLILNGEFFSGLEDFDDFVSELGNSHTSSPQFPKLR, from the exons ATGGCTCAATCTGCAGCAGGCGCTGATATGGAAGATTGGAGTTTGCAAGCAATAGTTAGAGGATCAAGTGGTGATTTGTCAAAGATTGCTGATATGGATACATTTGATCGTTATCATGATGACAATTTGTTTTCGGACTTCATTTCCGGTGGTTATCAGTCGATAGATCATGAGTTTTTTGCTAGTTTTCCTGGAATTTTCGATAGGGAAATGGATTCGAGGAATGGATTGGAGGAGCTTTACAAGCCATTTTACCATGTTGCAGCACAGAGTTCTTTTGGGTTTCAAGAAAATGAGCAGAAATCTGGTGTGGAGGGCTATAAGAGAAATCAAGAATCTGATCAATCATCAGGGAATAATTATGCTAAAAGCGTTTGTAAAGCTGTTTCTACCCCAAAATACAAAAGAAG GAAGAATCAGCATAAACGAGTGGTGATTCAAGTTTCTGCAGATGATATTACTTCTGATAAGTGGGCTTGGCGCAAGTATGGCCAAAAACCTATCAAGGGTTCACCATATCCAAG GAGCTATTATAGGTGTAGCAGCTCAAAGGGCTGTTTGGCACGGAAACAAGTGGAGCAAAGCTGTGATGATCCTGGAATGTTTATCTTAACCTATACTGCAGAGCACAGCCACAGCCTGCCTACTCGGAGAAACTCCTTATCCGGTACAATCCGGCAAAAATTCCCATCTTCAAAAGCACCAAACATGCCTCTTGTTAAGCAAGAAAAAGACGAGGAACCAAGCAGCCCCAATTCGACAAAAACCCATACGCATTTTTCGTCAACAGACGAAGATTTTCATCCAAGAATTAAACAAGAGGGAAAAATAATTATGGCTGATATAAATGATGCTGATGATTTCGACATGTCCGATGATTTGATACTGAACGGTGAATTCTTTTCGGGTTtggaagattttgatgattttgttTCAGAGCTGGGCAATTCACATACATCTTCTCCACAGTTTCCG AAACTTAGGTAG
- the LOC140980104 gene encoding WRKY transcription factor 22-like isoform X1 produces the protein MAQSAAGADMEDWSLQAIVRGSSGDLSKIADMDTFDRYHDDNLFSDFISGGYQSIDHEFFASFPGIFDREMDSRNGLEELYKPFYHVAAQSSFGFQENEQKSGVEGYKRNQESDQSSGNNYAKSVCKAVSTPKYKRRKNQHKRVVIQVSADDITSDKWAWRKYGQKPIKGSPYPRSYYRCSSSKGCLARKQVEQSCDDPGMFILTYTAEHSHSLPTRRNSLSGTIRQKFPSSKAPNMPLVKQEKDEEPSSPNSTKTHTHFSSTDEDFHPRIKQEGKIIMADINDADDFDMSDDLILNGEFFSGLEDFDDFVSELGNSHTSSPQFPHANSST, from the exons ATGGCTCAATCTGCAGCAGGCGCTGATATGGAAGATTGGAGTTTGCAAGCAATAGTTAGAGGATCAAGTGGTGATTTGTCAAAGATTGCTGATATGGATACATTTGATCGTTATCATGATGACAATTTGTTTTCGGACTTCATTTCCGGTGGTTATCAGTCGATAGATCATGAGTTTTTTGCTAGTTTTCCTGGAATTTTCGATAGGGAAATGGATTCGAGGAATGGATTGGAGGAGCTTTACAAGCCATTTTACCATGTTGCAGCACAGAGTTCTTTTGGGTTTCAAGAAAATGAGCAGAAATCTGGTGTGGAGGGCTATAAGAGAAATCAAGAATCTGATCAATCATCAGGGAATAATTATGCTAAAAGCGTTTGTAAAGCTGTTTCTACCCCAAAATACAAAAGAAG GAAGAATCAGCATAAACGAGTGGTGATTCAAGTTTCTGCAGATGATATTACTTCTGATAAGTGGGCTTGGCGCAAGTATGGCCAAAAACCTATCAAGGGTTCACCATATCCAAG GAGCTATTATAGGTGTAGCAGCTCAAAGGGCTGTTTGGCACGGAAACAAGTGGAGCAAAGCTGTGATGATCCTGGAATGTTTATCTTAACCTATACTGCAGAGCACAGCCACAGCCTGCCTACTCGGAGAAACTCCTTATCCGGTACAATCCGGCAAAAATTCCCATCTTCAAAAGCACCAAACATGCCTCTTGTTAAGCAAGAAAAAGACGAGGAACCAAGCAGCCCCAATTCGACAAAAACCCATACGCATTTTTCGTCAACAGACGAAGATTTTCATCCAAGAATTAAACAAGAGGGAAAAATAATTATGGCTGATATAAATGATGCTGATGATTTCGACATGTCCGATGATTTGATACTGAACGGTGAATTCTTTTCGGGTTtggaagattttgatgattttgttTCAGAGCTGGGCAATTCACATACATCTTCTCCACAGTTTCCG CATGCAAATTCAAGCACCTAG